The following coding sequences lie in one Yamadazyma tenuis chromosome 3, complete sequence genomic window:
- a CDS encoding uncharacterized protein (EggNog:ENOG503NYAH; COG:K) produces MTSREWVLPPRPKPGRKPSVDTPASKRKAQNRAAQRAFRERRATRVQELESKLLEVEKERDVKEMGLINTINKMKLENQYLIKSLEQLKAEVHSIKRPSGSGPTPSSAGSSTGIYGATGMVHSGVSAKSPTNLASNSPTASIYSVQQISPAPSASADSPPVLGINFKRYSKASVSIGRTPKIEEHNNEFDCGVCMKDDCICESIGIKEKTHPHSHNHNLEETLSKFKPMQAVSLKRKSTTQEIDFTRKFNKRALPDFKKTVSEQSVSADSKFDESSPVDNCGFCSDDTPCVCREAAKEAARLNESLNHTSNDHDDSDLHNDDDSDDFDDQTLPPIQMSSSIRKISLPVMHPGPSVGIRDITNLTPGAVPTVMTPTIGTPTSSNPTGIPSNAGNNSNSESGCTGNPGACSQCQTDPMSTLFCTTVANKGKESNERGGSRSGSSSSDSVPNSSAYSGTSLSAGSTSNAASPRDLPPLSSSATSMNPSTPLDTTNPSTPTSTMMHMANNGTMFIPCADAYKTLSRHKKFNSVDFSTLVGKLTTRGMQVEVQSVANVLRELDRRVYN; encoded by the coding sequence ATGACTTCTAGAGAGTGGGTTTTACCCCCTAGGCCCAAGCCGGGTAGAAAACCAAGTGTTGATACTCCTGCCTCCAAACGGAAAGCTCAAAACAGAGCTGCCCAAAGAGCCTtcagagaaagaagagccACAAGAGTCCAGGAACTCGAATCTAAGTTATTGGAGGTTGAAAAGGAGCGTGATGTCAAGGAGATGGGGTTGATAAACACCATCAATaagatgaagttggagaacCAATACTTAATCAAGAGTCTCGAGCAATTAAAAGCTGAGGTTCATTCGATTAAAAGACCATCCGGCAGCGGTCCCACTCCAAGCTCTGCCGGTTCCAGTACTGGAATCTATGGTGCAACAGGTATGGTCCATAGTGGTGTGCTGGCTAAATCGCCGACAAATTTAGCGTCAAATTCTCCCACCGCTTCCATATATTCAGTGCAACAAATTAGCCCAGCTCCTTCTGCTTCAGCTGATTCTCCTCCAGTTTTGGGTATTAACTTCAAGAGATATTCAAAAGCTTCGGTATCCATAGGAAGAACTCCGAAGATCGAAGAACACAATAATGAGTTTGACTGTGGTGTTTGTATGAAAGATGATTGTATATGTGAGTCTATTGGGATAAAAGAAAAGACTCATCCACACTCTCATAATCACAACTTGGAGGAAACcctttccaagttcaaacccATGCAAGCTGTTTCATTAAAGAGGAAGTCGACTACTCAAGAAATCGATTTCACCAGGAAATTCAATAAGAGGGCTTTGCCagatttcaagaaaacaGTTTCTGAACAATCAGTCTCGGCAGATTCTAAGTTTGACGAAAGTTCACCTGTTGATAACTGTGGATTTTGTTCAGATGATACTCCCTGTGTCTGCAGAGAGGCTGCCAAAGAAGCTGCTCGATTGAACGAATCATTAAACCATACCTCCAATGACCATGATGATAGTGACCTCCATAACGACGATGACAGcgatgactttgatgacCAGACTTTGCCCCCAATTCAgatgtcttcttccatAAGGAAGATCTCCTTACCGGTGATGCACCCAGGTCCGTCTGTGGGAATTAgagatatcaccaacttgaccCCAGGAGCAGTCCCGACTGTTATGACCCCCACGATAGGAACTCCAACAAGTAGTAACCCAACAGGTATTCCTTCTAATGCTGGAAACAACAGCAATTCTGAGTCGGGGTGTACAGGTAACCCTGGTGCATGCCTGCAATGTCAAACGGATCCAATGTCAACATTATTTTGTACAACCGTTGCGAATAAAGGCAAAGAATCTAACGAGAGAGGAGGTTCAAGAAGTGGAAGTTCGAGCTCTGACTCTGTACCAAACTCCAGTGCCTACTCTGGAACAAGTTTAAGTGCAGGCTCTACCTCTAATGCTGCTTCCCCAAGAGACTTACCTccactttcttcttcagccaCTAGCATGAATCCTTCTACTCCTTTGGACACCACTAACCCTTCTACGCCTACTTCCACTATGATGCATATGGCTAACAATGGTACTATGTTTATTCCTTGTGCTGATGCTTACAAAACACTTTCAAGGCATAAAAAATTCAATTCTGTTGATTTCAGTACTTTAGTAGGCAAACTTACTACTAGAGGCATGCAGGTTGAGGTACAATCCGTTGCCAATGTATTAAGAGAGCTTGATAGAAGAGTTTACAACTGA